One window from the genome of Musa acuminata AAA Group cultivar baxijiao chromosome BXJ1-4, Cavendish_Baxijiao_AAA, whole genome shotgun sequence encodes:
- the LOC135650108 gene encoding monooxygenase 2-like, which translates to MEAVEGIVIVGAGLAGLAAAVGLHRLGVRCLVLESSDTLRAAGFALSTWANAWRALDALGVGDTLRKQHVRLEALVSFSASSGSITSTLAIKESKKRGDDEVRCVRRNLLVEALAKELPQGTIRYSSKVVSMEDAGRFKLLHLADGSTLKAKVLIGCDGINSTVAKWLGLKEPTFSGRYAARGFAVFEEGHGFKPEFAQYFGRGYRAGLLPCDDNSMYWFFTWAAGANDEEWNKDVIKVKEFVLSKLKSEKVPQEVLQVIERSELSSLASAHLRYRSPFNLLWGDISRGNVCVTGDAFHPMTPDLGQGGCSALEDGVVLAKCLGEALIGGREGGGEEDEGSRVEAALKKYADARRWRGFELVATGYVVGIVQQGGSWAARLLRDQVLAGALTKKYMSVADFDCGKL; encoded by the exons ATGGAGGCCGTGGAGGGCATCGTCATCGTCGGCGCCGGGCTGGCGGGGCTCGCGGCGGCCGTGGGACTGCACAG GCTCGGGGTGCGCTGTCTGGTGTTGGAGTCATCCGATACCTTGCGGGCTGCTGGCTTCGCCCTCTCGACGTGGGCCAACGCGTGGAGAGCGCTGGACGCTCTCGGCGTCGGAGACACGCTCCGGAAGCAGCACGTCCGGCTCGAAGC GTTGGTCTCTTTCTCTGCGTCTTCTGGGTCAATCACGTCGACATTAGCAATCAAGGAATCAAAGAAACG TGGGGATGACGAGGTTCGTTGCGTCAGAAGAAACCTACTGGTCGAAGCCCTAGCCAAGGAGCTTCCACAAGGTACCATCAGGTACTCGTCCAAGGTGGTCTCCATGGAGGACGCAGGTCGATTCAAGCTCCTCCACTTGGCAGATGGATCCACGCTCAAAGCCAAG GTCTTGATCGGCTGCGATGGGATCAACTCCACTGTAGCCAAATGGCTAGGCCTCAAGGAGCCGACCTTCTCCGGGCGCTACGCAGCAAGAGGCTTTGCCGTGTTTGAAGAGGGGCACGGATTCAAGCCGGAGTTTGCGCAGTACTTCGGGAGAGGCTATCGAGCAGGGTTGTTGCCCTGCGATGACAACAGCATGTACTGGTTCTTCACATGGGCTGCCGGAGCAAATG ACGAAGAATGGAACAAAGATGTTATTAAGGTGAAGGAATTTGTACTGAGCAAGCTGAAGAGCGAAAAGGTTCCTCAAGAGGTCTTACAGGTAATAGAGAGGAGCGAGCTGAGCAGCCTAGCGTCCGCTCACTTGAGATACAGATCCCCGTTCAACCTGCTGTGGGGTGACATCAGCAGAGGGAACGTCTGCGTGACCGGGGACGCGTTCCATCCCATGACTCCCGACCTCGGCCAAGGCGGCTGCTCGGCGCTGGAAGACGGAGTTGTTCTGGCCAAGTGCTTAGGCGAAGCTCTCATCGGCGGACGGGAGGGAGGCGGAGAAGAAGACGAAGGCAGCAGGGTCGAGGCAGCACTGAAGAAGTATGCCGACGCCAGGAGATGGAGGGGCTTTGAGCTTGTCGCCACTGGTTATGTGGTAGGGATCGTCCAACAAGGCGGCAGCTGGGCCGCCCGTCTCCTGAGAGACCAAGTTTTGGCTGGTGCATTGACAAAGAAGTATATGAGTGTGGCTGACTTCGATTGTGGCAAACTATGA